In Actinomycetota bacterium, one genomic interval encodes:
- a CDS encoding ferrochelatase translates to MSSEITTSHNETIGVMLMAFGGPDSLDAVEPFMDRLMKGRKPTPEIIERAKNKYRLIGGKSPLPAITQRQADALEAVLNETCAGARRFKTYVGMRYWRPFIEETIEKMADAGIKRAFAISMSPHHSRVSTGAYAEEIERVVGERGLDITIEMLEGIYKHPAFIDAIAEKVTAAIERFPEDRRMGVKIVFSAHALPMSYIEAGDPYVDEIKITIDEVLKKIAPHSWRIAYQSKGNIPGAWLGPTVEEVYEDIVEERCADVLIVPVGFAADHVETLWDLDIHHKRQAEELGLAYERAEALNDSPRFMEALADMVCAALNREETGPAH, encoded by the coding sequence TTGTCTTCAGAAATAACGACGTCTCACAACGAGACTATCGGTGTCATGCTCATGGCCTTCGGCGGCCCCGATTCGCTCGATGCCGTCGAGCCGTTCATGGACCGGCTCATGAAGGGGAGAAAGCCGACACCCGAAATAATCGAGCGCGCCAAGAATAAATACCGGCTCATAGGCGGCAAATCACCGCTGCCGGCCATCACGCAAAGACAAGCCGACGCGCTCGAAGCTGTGCTCAATGAGACCTGCGCGGGCGCGCGCAGGTTCAAAACCTATGTCGGGATGCGCTACTGGCGCCCGTTTATCGAAGAGACAATCGAGAAAATGGCGGACGCCGGCATAAAGCGGGCATTCGCTATCAGTATGTCGCCCCACCACTCGCGGGTCAGCACGGGCGCTTATGCCGAGGAGATCGAGAGGGTGGTCGGCGAGCGCGGGTTGGACATAACGATAGAAATGCTTGAGGGTATCTACAAACACCCGGCTTTTATCGATGCGATTGCCGAGAAAGTCACGGCCGCGATAGAGAGGTTTCCCGAAGATAGGCGCATGGGGGTCAAAATCGTTTTCAGCGCGCATGCTCTTCCGATGTCGTATATCGAAGCGGGCGACCCTTATGTCGATGAGATAAAGATTACCATTGATGAAGTCTTAAAGAAGATAGCCCCGCATTCCTGGCGTATCGCTTATCAGAGTAAGGGCAACATTCCCGGTGCGTGGTTGGGCCCCACAGTCGAGGAGGTCTACGAGGACATCGTCGAGGAGCGGTGCGCCGATGTGCTTATCGTTCCCGTCGGTTTCGCGGCGGATCACGTCGAAACGCTCTGGGACTTGGATATCCACCACAAACGCCAAGCGGAAGAGCTGGGGCTCGCTTACGAACGAGCCGAAGCGCTCAACGACTCGCCCAGGTTTATGGAAGCGCTCGCGGATATGGTATGCGCTGCCCTAAACCGCGAAGAGACCGGACCCGCACACTAA
- the hemG gene encoding protoporphyrinogen oxidase: MKKTAIIGGGITGLSAALTIENARKEGADVDYIVLEKSLRLGGKIRTERTKEGFVVEGGPDCFVSTKPWVFELCRKLDCEDTLIGSNDELKKTFILVKNKMREMPDGIMIMVPTKIMPFLTTDLFSWPGKIRMAMDWFIPKKKVAGDETLASFVDRRLGREALDRIAEPLVAGIHAGDPETMSLAATFPNLLDMEQKYGSLIKGMLAAMKARQGGASHGVAAAKPKGPPRTFFMSFKRGMLDLVEEVLSALDKEKIMLEASVDRITQARHDDGNTQYRLHLASGSTIDVDAVIITSPSNVAADIIDELDGSLAGALREIPMVSSATVSLAFRRKDVKHDFKGFGFIVPMSEGRKIMACTWSSSKWGGRVPDDEHVLVRVFVGGARNQHLAAVPDDEMRAMVKSELKDLIGIDAEPVDTWIFRWPGGMPQYTMGHLDRVAKIDELVAKHPGLYVAGGSYRGVGVPDCINSGAKAAESAMAHI, translated from the coding sequence TTGAAAAAAACGGCCATAATCGGAGGCGGAATAACCGGTCTTTCGGCGGCTTTGACAATCGAGAACGCGCGCAAAGAAGGCGCCGATGTCGATTATATCGTCCTCGAGAAGAGCCTTCGGCTCGGGGGTAAAATCCGCACCGAGCGGACGAAAGAAGGCTTTGTGGTCGAAGGCGGCCCCGATTGCTTTGTCTCGACCAAGCCGTGGGTCTTCGAACTGTGCCGGAAACTCGATTGCGAAGATACCCTCATCGGCAGCAACGATGAGCTTAAGAAGACCTTCATTCTCGTAAAAAACAAGATGCGCGAGATGCCCGACGGCATAATGATCATGGTTCCGACAAAAATAATGCCGTTTTTGACGACCGACCTTTTCTCCTGGCCGGGTAAAATCCGCATGGCCATGGACTGGTTTATCCCGAAGAAAAAAGTGGCGGGCGATGAGACCCTGGCGAGTTTCGTGGACCGTCGTCTCGGACGCGAAGCGCTCGACAGAATCGCCGAGCCGCTGGTAGCCGGGATACACGCCGGGGACCCCGAGACTATGAGCCTGGCAGCGACCTTTCCCAATCTTCTCGATATGGAGCAGAAATACGGCAGCCTTATCAAGGGGATGCTGGCCGCGATGAAAGCGCGGCAGGGAGGTGCGTCGCATGGAGTCGCCGCTGCGAAACCGAAAGGTCCCCCGCGAACGTTTTTCATGTCGTTCAAGCGCGGCATGCTCGACCTCGTAGAGGAGGTCTTGAGCGCGCTCGATAAAGAGAAAATCATGCTGGAAGCCTCGGTCGACCGGATAACGCAGGCTAGGCACGACGATGGGAATACGCAATATCGTCTACACCTAGCGTCGGGCTCGACAATCGATGTCGACGCCGTTATCATAACGTCCCCGTCTAACGTCGCCGCGGACATCATCGACGAACTCGACGGCTCGCTCGCCGGCGCTCTCCGCGAAATTCCGATGGTATCGTCGGCCACCGTCTCGCTCGCGTTCCGCAGAAAGGACGTCAAGCACGACTTCAAGGGCTTCGGGTTTATCGTGCCGATGTCCGAGGGCCGCAAAATCATGGCCTGTACGTGGAGTTCGAGTAAATGGGGCGGACGCGTGCCCGACGATGAGCATGTCCTAGTGCGTGTCTTTGTCGGCGGCGCGCGCAACCAGCATCTCGCCGCTGTTCCCGATGACGAGATGCGGGCCATGGTAAAATCCGAATTAAAGGACTTGATCGGTATCGACGCGGAGCCGGTCGATACGTGGATATTCAGGTGGCCGGGAGGGATGCCGCAATACACCATGGGCCATCTCGACAGGGTCGCCAAAATCGACGAACTCGTCGCCAAACACCCCGGCTTATATGTCGCGGGCGGTTCATATCGCGGGGTCGGCGTGCCCGATTGTATAAACTCGGGCGCTAAAGCCGCGGAATCCGCCATGGCGCATATATAA